Below is a genomic region from Candidatus Lernaella stagnicola.
ACGACGACCCGCCACGGAGCGTTGCGCCCGGCTTTCAGCAGCGAATCGGGATAAGGAACGATATGCACCTTGCCGCCCAGCGCCCGCATTTCCTCGGTCAGCGGCCCCTCGTACGGAGCGATGAGCACCTTGCGGTAACGCTCGTCGGGCAAGGCGCCGATCAAGTCCAGCAAGCTGCGCTCGGCCCCGCCGATTCGGCCGATGGGGTTGAGGAAGCAGATCACGCGGCGTGTGTCAGGTTGTGACGACATGAGCCCTTCCGGTTTGTTGAAGCAACGCGTCGGGAGTATCAAACATCGCCCTATCGTCGTCGAGCCGGCGCTCTTGATCAACCGCCTCGTGCGCGGCGATCCGATCACTGCGTGAGCGTTTCGGCTCATGCCGGACTTGTCGCGAGCCGAAAAGCGATTTATACGTGGGCACACTCAAGTGTTTTCCGCGATTGAAAGGCAGAGACGAATCATGACCCAGCCGCACGCCGCGACCGCACCGACCGCACCGACCGCCCTGGACTACGTGCGCCGGCTGCTGCAATTGCTGGGACGGCACCGCAAACCGGTGGGCGTGGTGTTCGGCGTGGTGTTTGTTGTCAGCCTCGCGTACGCCCTGTTCGGCCCGCGCTACTACGCCTCCTCCGCGGTTGTCATGGCGCAACAAGACAACAGTTTGAACATGCTGAGCCAAACCGACGTCATGCCGATCTCGGCGTTGGCCTCGCTTTCGGGCCAGGGCGACGTACTCAATCTGAAAATCCTGAACATCCTGCGTAGTCGCGATCTGGCTGAGATGGTCATCGCCGATACCGACTACCTGCAGCGCTATTTCTACGAAGACGAGTGGGACGCGGAAAAAAAGGAATGGTCCGAGGGCTTTGAACCCAACATGGAAAAAGCCGCGCGACACTTTCGCGAGCAAGTGTTGTTTTCCGAACAGGACAAGGTGATGGGCAAGCTCGTGGTTCGCGCCGTGATGCCCGACCGCGACGCGGCCGTGGCGGTGGCGGAATCGACCCTGACGAACCTGCAGAAAGCGCTGAGCCAAAAGATTAACGCCCGCGCCTCGGAAACGCGTCGTTTTATCACCACGCGCCTAACCAGTGTCGATGCCGAGCTGGGCGACGCCGTGGACAAGCTTAAGCGGTTTCAAATCAAGCATCAGATCTACGTGCCCGAGGAACAGATCGCCAAGACCTTGGAATTGCTCACGACTCTGGAAGCCGAGCGGGCGGCCAATGAAATCAAGATGGGCATCCTGGCCAAGTACGCCGCGGCCAGCCACCCGCAAATCAAGATGCTGCAGGATCGCAACGACGTGATCCGCGAGAAAATCGACGAACTGCGCCTCGCGCAACGCGACGGCGGCGCCACGTTGTTACCCAATCTGGAGACCATGCCCGACCTGCTGCAAACCTTCAACGAACTGCAACGCGACATCATGGTGCTCAACAAGCTCTACGGTCTGCTGCAAGCCGAGTTCGAATTCGCCAAGCTCAAAGAGTTAAAAGCGGACCTGTCGTTTATCGTGATCGACCGCCCCAAGCGACCAATCCGAAAGCTCAAACCGCGGATATCCATCACGATGATATTCGGCTGCTTGATCGGTGTGCTGGCCGCGCTGGCCGTCGCGTTTTTCCGCGAGTACTACCGGCCCGTCATGGATTGGGTGAAAGATTCGCTGAGCGAAGCACGACCGGATTAAGCCGCCGTCCGCCGCTGAATGTTACGCCAGCTTCGCACCACACCGATCAAATTCGACTGGTAGGCGATGGCCACCGAGAACCCCGCCCCGATGAAGCCGAAGGCGCTGATCAGGAAATACCCCCCCACCGCGTTGGCCAGGAAAAACCAAACCCCGCAACCGACCAGCCAGCCGAAATCCTTCTGCGCCAACAACATGAAAAGCGGATTGAGCACGAAGTTATACCCGATCAGCACGCCGAAGATCTGCACGAGCGGGATCGCGGCGTCGTACTTCCCGGCAAAGAGCCAAGGTATCACCAGGGGCATCGTCACCCAGAACACAAGCGCGAACAGCGCCGCGGGAACCGGCGTCCAGGTGAGCCAGCGCTTGAACACGTGGCGCTGGTAGGCGAATTCGCGGTCGCGCGAGAGGCGCGGGATCAGCACGTGATACACCGCCGAGAGCACCATGAAGGAGATCTGAAAAATCCGCCACGCGATGCCGAAGGTGCCGACCGTTTCCAGATCGCCCTCGATGTGGCTGACGAGCATCATCGGGATTTCGAGGCCCAGCCAGATCAACAAGAAGTAGATGATCACCAGCACCTGCTCGGTGACGATCTGCGTGATGCGACCGCCGAGACCCACGCGCTCGATGCCGCGACCCAGTCGGCGCACGTCGAACATGGCGATGGCCGCCGGGGCGAGACCCGCCACGACGATCAACCCCAACGCGACGTAAAGGTTGAACCATGGGGAGACGCCGGCCGCCACCACGCCCACGGTAATCACCGCGTAACGCAGGTTCAAAATCAGCGCATAACGATTGAATCGCAGGCTGGTCTGGTAGTGAATCGCGAAAAGCTGCGTCCAAGCGGCGAGGAAGCCGGCCAGCGCGCCAAAGCGCACGGCCGTGGCCAATTCCGGGTTGCCGTACAAACCGAGCGCCACGTATTGCGCGAACACCAGCACGCCGACCAGCAAGGCGGTCAGGACGAGCGTCTGAAAGCGAAACGCCGCCCAGAAAAGGCCCTCGGCGCGCCCCTGCTCGCCCGCGCCGGTCAATTCGGATAGCTGGCGAATCAGCCCCTGGTAGAAACCGCTCCAGACGTTGGCGAAAAACATCATGAAGCCGTAGCCGATGATGAACTTGCCGTATTCGGCCTCCGGCAGCCACCGCGCGATGAGGATCATCGACAGCGCCAACCCGGCACGTCCGGCGAAATGTCCAAACATCACGCGCAGGAAGTCGCGCACGACCGACCCGCGCAGCCAACCTGCGATTAAGCCTTGTAGGCCGCGCGGTGCGGGTGTTTGTTCGGGGTTTTCCGGTTGCATTGCCCGACAATATCGACGGCGGCGGACCGCGGGTCAAGCCGCGCCCTTGTCCGAGCCCGAAGCGTTGCCTATGATCCAGGCGAAATCGCAAGTCACGAGGCGCGTCACCACATCGTGCCTCGTGGCTTGGTTAATTCACATCCGGAGAAGCGATACCGTGAGCACGCTGTACATCGTCGCGCTGCGATTTTTGGACTACGAAGGCGGGGCCGTCGTACAAGGCGGCCTGAAGCGTTACGTCTACAACATCGCGCGGCTGGCCGAGGAGCAAGGGCACGAGGCGGTCGTGCTGCAAAAGGCGACGACGCCCTTCGAGCGGCCGTTGCTGGAGCGCAGCAAGGTCGTGGGCGTGGCGGGCAACGTGCGGGCGTCGGGCAACTACGGATTCAATTGGAAGGTCAACCGCCTCATCCCGCCCGGCGCGCCGGTCGTGTACGCCTCGATGGAGTTGGGTTTCCCGTTCTGCCGCCGGCGGGCGGTGGGTATCCAGCACGGCATCTTTTGGGACGGGGAGGCGCCGTGGTGGAAACGGCGCTATTTCGAGTTTCAGAATCGGTGGATAGCCGAGCGCACGTACCGCACGATTTGCGTGGATACCAATTACATCAACTTTTACCGCACGGCATACGTCGACGGCCCCGGATTGCGGCGGCTGCTGTACATCCCCAACTGGGCCGACACCGAGCACTTCGGGCAGGTCGAGCCGCACGTCCATGAAGCGCGTGACGACCTGCTGATCGCCTTTCCGCGCCGCACGCAGCTCCGGCGGGGCTACTCCTTGATGGCCGTGACGCACGCCGCGCTCGCCAAGAAATATCCCCGCCTGCGTTTTTGGTACGTGGTCGGCGACGGGTGGGAGACCGACCGCCTGCTGACCTACCTCAACGACCACGGCGTGCCCGCACCCAGCGACCAGGTACGCGTCGAATCCCTGCCCTTCGAACGCATGGGCGAGGTGTACCGCGCGGCGGACATCACCGTTGTGCCGACGCTCTTTTCCGAGGGCACGTCGCTCTCGTGCATCGAAGCGATGTATCACGGCTCGGCGATCGTCAGCACGCACATCGGCGGCCTGGGCAACCTGGTCATCGACGGTTTCAACGGCCTGTTGATCGATCCGGCGGTGCCGGACTTGACCGACGCCCTCGAGCGTCTGATCGCCGATCACGACTTGCGCGCCCGGCTCGGCGCGGCCGCTCATGAAGTGGCCCACTGCTCGTTCACGCTGGCGGCTTGGGAGGCGAAGATCCGGCCGATCCTGGAAGCGTTGATCGAGGCGCCCGATTCCGAAATCCGCTCGGTTCCCCCCGCCCCGCCGGTGTTCGGGCCGGAAGTACGGATGCCGAACAAGGCCTGACTCTTCCGAAAAATCGTTTAGGGTTCATCCGGCGGCGGATTGGCAAGCAGCGGAATTAAGCCGGCCGCCATGTACAGGCGGTGGAAGTTTACGGCGTCGCCGGTGAAATTCGCCGTCACGAACGCCGCGAGAAAAAAGCCGACGAAGACCAGCGAAAGGTCGTCATTGCGCCGCCAAAACACCGCGAAGGGAAGCGTTACCAACAGCGCCGCGATGATCGGCCCCAGCAGCCCGATATCCACCACGTACTCGAAGAATATATTGTGCGGATAGATTCGCGCCCCGCGGCCGTAGCCTAAAAAGTAGCCGAACTCGCCGAATCCGACGCCGAAGAACGGATGCTCCAGAAAGATGTTCGTCGAGGCGCGCCACGCCGTCAGCCGCTCGGCGAAACTCTTGTCACCCAGCACCGACTGAACGCTCATCAACGTCTCGGCTCGCTCCAACGCCTGGGAATCGCCGGTTCCGGCCAGCGAAAACCCCACCAGCACAATCGCCGCGAGCAACGCGACGAGCGCCAGGCGGCGCAATCGGCCCTGCCTGACCTGCCAAAACACGATAACGCCGACCATCGCCGCCAAGTCCGTGCGTGATCCGGAAAGAAACACGATCAACGGAAACAGCATGATCGCCGCCAACGCCAACAGCCCCGAAAGCCACCGCGGCAGCGGAAAGCGGTCGCGATGCAACAATACGAATATCGGCATCAAGATCAGCGGCGAGAGACGGTTGCTCAGGTGGAAGCCGTTGAGCAGGGGCATGCCCAACACGCCGCGAGGCCAAATTTCTTTGTGAAAGTAGATGACCTTGTGCAAGTCGCCCGCCGCGATTTCGGGCAGGCTCGGCAAGCACACCCAAAGGCCGAACAGCAGCAAGACGACGATCGCGCGCCGCAGATCGGTCCAGGTCCGCATCATCTGGTGCATCACCCAGATGCCCGCCACTCCCTTGATGAGCAAGCCGGTTGTTTTCCAGAGTGCGTAACCGGTTACCTCGCCGGTGCGGAAAAACGCGACGCACAAACCGGTCAGCGCGTAGAGCACGAGCAGCCCCTGCAAAAAGAGCACGCGGCGATCTAACCGCGCGAAGTCGCGCCGCAACGCGAGCAACGCCACGAGCACGACGATGGCCAGAAACGAAATCCAGCCGATGCGGATTGTCGCGCCGGTGCCGAAGTAGATCACCTGCCACACCAGGGCGTCTCCGGCGAATACGACACCCAACAGTGCGTGCAGATGCCATGGGCGCGGCGGTGGGTAAGCGGCGCGGGATTCGCTCAAAGGGCGCTCCTTGCGGAAAAACAACAAGTTTTCGGACGGCTTCTCCTTTTACCTGAGCTTGCGCGTGGTCACAACTTCCATTTATGTTTGCTTGAGTTTGATTCGATTTTTTCCGAAAAATCGATATACTACGGGCGGACGGAGGGCTGATCTGTTGCCAATTTCGCGGAATTACAGTCGATTTTTCCAGTTGTTTTGCCTCGTTCTCGTGGTGGGCGTGATTGCGCCGCCCGCGGCATGGGCCGTGGATACTTCTGCGACGACCCAGACGGAAGATAAGGACGCAACTGCCGACGCAGCGCAATGGCTCGAAGTGTTTCCCGTTGCCGGTCCCATCGATCCCGATCAGTATTTCTGCGGCGTGGGCGATGTGTTCTCGATTCAAGTGTGGGGCCAAAAAGAACTAAGCGCCCTGGCGCCGATCAATGTCGAGGGCGAGCTGTTCGTGCCCACCATCGGCAAGGTCGGCGACCTGGCCGGCGCGAGCCTGCGTGACGCGAAAAAACGAATCAGTTGGCGCATCGCCTCCGTGTACCCCGGCGTCACCTTCGACATATCGCTCCACCGCGCGCGCA
It encodes:
- a CDS encoding lipopolysaccharide biosynthesis protein — protein: MQPENPEQTPAPRGLQGLIAGWLRGSVVRDFLRVMFGHFAGRAGLALSMILIARWLPEAEYGKFIIGYGFMMFFANVWSGFYQGLIRQLSELTGAGEQGRAEGLFWAAFRFQTLVLTALLVGVLVFAQYVALGLYGNPELATAVRFGALAGFLAAWTQLFAIHYQTSLRFNRYALILNLRYAVITVGVVAAGVSPWFNLYVALGLIVVAGLAPAAIAMFDVRRLGRGIERVGLGGRITQIVTEQVLVIIYFLLIWLGLEIPMMLVSHIEGDLETVGTFGIAWRIFQISFMVLSAVYHVLIPRLSRDREFAYQRHVFKRWLTWTPVPAALFALVFWVTMPLVIPWLFAGKYDAAIPLVQIFGVLIGYNFVLNPLFMLLAQKDFGWLVGCGVWFFLANAVGGYFLISAFGFIGAGFSVAIAYQSNLIGVVRSWRNIQRRTAA
- a CDS encoding glycosyltransferase family 4 protein, whose amino-acid sequence is MSTLYIVALRFLDYEGGAVVQGGLKRYVYNIARLAEEQGHEAVVLQKATTPFERPLLERSKVVGVAGNVRASGNYGFNWKVNRLIPPGAPVVYASMELGFPFCRRRAVGIQHGIFWDGEAPWWKRRYFEFQNRWIAERTYRTICVDTNYINFYRTAYVDGPGLRRLLYIPNWADTEHFGQVEPHVHEARDDLLIAFPRRTQLRRGYSLMAVTHAALAKKYPRLRFWYVVGDGWETDRLLTYLNDHGVPAPSDQVRVESLPFERMGEVYRAADITVVPTLFSEGTSLSCIEAMYHGSAIVSTHIGGLGNLVIDGFNGLLIDPAVPDLTDALERLIADHDLRARLGAAAHEVAHCSFTLAAWEAKIRPILEALIEAPDSEIRSVPPAPPVFGPEVRMPNKA
- a CDS encoding O-antigen ligase family protein, whose protein sequence is MSESRAAYPPPRPWHLHALLGVVFAGDALVWQVIYFGTGATIRIGWISFLAIVVLVALLALRRDFARLDRRVLFLQGLLVLYALTGLCVAFFRTGEVTGYALWKTTGLLIKGVAGIWVMHQMMRTWTDLRRAIVVLLLFGLWVCLPSLPEIAAGDLHKVIYFHKEIWPRGVLGMPLLNGFHLSNRLSPLILMPIFVLLHRDRFPLPRWLSGLLALAAIMLFPLIVFLSGSRTDLAAMVGVIVFWQVRQGRLRRLALVALLAAIVLVGFSLAGTGDSQALERAETLMSVQSVLGDKSFAERLTAWRASTNIFLEHPFFGVGFGEFGYFLGYGRGARIYPHNIFFEYVVDIGLLGPIIAALLVTLPFAVFWRRNDDLSLVFVGFFLAAFVTANFTGDAVNFHRLYMAAGLIPLLANPPPDEP